ATGACATGGTTGATGTGTACTCATGTGAGCCCCAAGCTGAGCATTATGCTTGTATGGTCGACTTATTTGCACGCTCAGGATTACTGGAAGAAGCAGAGGTTATTATTCAATCCTTGTCGACTGAGCCTAACATTATACTCTGGGGAGCACTACTTGGAGCATGCAAAAGCCGTGGAAATCTTGTCATGGCAAAGCGCATTGTAAAACGACTTTATGTGTCTGAACCAATGAACTCATCCAATTATGTGCTTCTCGCGAATCTGTATGCTGCTAACAAAGAGTGGGATGATGTGTTCAAGGTTAGAAATAAGATCTCTACAATTGGAGTTCAAAAAGTAGCTGGGAGTAGTTGGGTTGAAATCAGGGGAAAAGTTTATTCTTTTACATCAGGTGATGCACATAATGCAGAGACCTAATCTCTGGTGTGCTGCAGATACTGTGGTTGGTAATGTTGGAGGGTGACGAAGTGGCTTAATTAGCACTCAATGGACTGTGGGTGATGCAACTATTCCCTTGAGGTTACTCCCACCATTCAATGCAGTTAACAGTAGGGCTCAATCCGCATTTGTTATGGTTGATGTTGTTGGCATTTGACAAGCTTATTTTCCTTGCTTCAAGTCACTAACATTTTCTGGTTAACAGAGCATCAGAACAAGTAATAGATATAAGTGTACTTCATACTGATATGTTCAAGTCTGCTATAGTTATACCCTCAATGTAGCAATATGACTTTGCTTGGTGCACCAAACTTCAAAGAACATGGATGGTCAGCAGGAGTTGGGGAGTGTGGAAATGGATATCGACTGAGGATTGTCATGAAAGGCAACAAGTGCAATAAGGGTATTGGAAACACAGTTACGGATGAAGTGCTGATGACTACTAGAGCAGCTCAGGAAAAGGTTTGCTGACAAACAGATGCATAGAGTCAGAACTGCTCTGATGGCAGATTTATGTACTCTGAATGACTTATGgagcagaaaaaagaaaaatgcatctgcAAAGGTCGTATCGATATTCTAATTCATTTGTTCTTCATAGCTACGTACATGGAGATTTTTGTATTGCAGTCTCTGGTAACCCTTCTGCCAAAACTAATTCTACGTGGTGGTATAAGACAATAGGAAGAACAAAAATGCAAGATTTTAGCGTTATGTTTTAGCCATTACATCTTGAACAACTCTTCACTAGTAAATCAATTGAATAATCAAATAGCAGCTGGAGCTTAGAGGAACCGATCTAGTTCGATTCATGTACAAAATTGGTTCAGGTCTAAAAATCTGAGTCAAAGAACATTTATtgtctttttttatgattcatttagGGCATTTTGATCGAAACAAGAAATGGGGGGGTGCAATCTGGTACAAGTCCATCATTAGAGATTTGTTTTGATGAGTTGCCTTATTTATACCCTTTTCATCGTCATATCTCGTGCTTTCTGAttctatgaatcaaatctttAGGTGCGTCTGATCACCAGGATATTGAATCTTCAGAAGATACCCATCATCCCATCTCTTTGTAGAATACCTCCATCGCTACTCTATAATCCTCGAGAGACAACATCACCTCAGGAACAAGCGAACATGGCCAACAAGGCTATCCTCACAGCATGTCTGTTGCTGATGCTCTTGGTGATAGCCTTCGGTGAGTCTCCATGGATTGCATACATTTCTCTTCTCCATGGATTGTTTCTGCCTAATGATTTAGTGGATTTTGACACGGCACTGTTGCTCTCCTTGCAGGTGTCCAATGCGCCATGGCTGCTCAAGTCCAAGAAGGCGCATGCATCGTTGCCAGCGACTGCAAATGTGATGAAAATTGCTACACCAATTGCCTTGGCGGTCATTGTTACTGTATCTGCTAGTATCTAATAATATCAACTTGTCTTCGTCTGCAACCAATAAACTCTGCTCCTCCTTGTACTTCTTCTTCTTATTGCACGTTTAATGTCCTACGGACTTTCCTAAACGAAGGAGATGGACCATTTAAATTGACTGCTTTTGTTGCATCATGTGATCTCgaggccttctctctctctctctctctctctctctctctctctctcttttttgtaTTAATACTTGAAACCAAGAACAATTAGGACTCacaaaaatgttaaaattaaactTATAAAGGCATCGACAAGGTTATTGTATCCATCAAAGGCCTatagaataataaatcaaattaactatttattttaacatttggtattagaacTCAATTTAAGCTATGACGTCTTTCTCAATCACTATCCAACTCCAAATCCTTAAATtgataaaagaaagaaatttATGATATATGTCTGGTCGAGGTCGTAGACATGATAGAATTTCTAAAAGATCTAAAATACAATATTATGTTTACAAAATATATACTACTACTCCTTTTGAATGTTACTATAATCATAATAATCAAGATGATAAGACAAACTTTGTTGAAAAAACAAAGAAGAATGAAAACTATGTTTTGCTAATGACTTATAATAATTTCAAAAAAGATACAATCGAATTGACTAATTAGTTAACTCAACCTCTGGCCATGCGCTACTTATCATTATGAACATCTTCTTGGGTTATAATTAGATTAGTATGATACCAGACGATAAAGAGCATTCTTAATTAATTATTGATTGACGGTTGTACTACTGTAAAGTCAtatcctttcgactcaagaaagtCAAAGTAATATACCAAaggataattaataaaatatgtgAGTCCCACCAATGTTAGGTGACCTTGATCTTGCTTCAAGAGATTTCACTCTCTGTTCAATAGCTAGATCCCAAGGATCCAATGCCCCAAATCACCCAAACAGTCAAGAATGGCATGGCTCAGACCAAAGAGAAGAAGATCAAGCTCATTAACTTCCTATGCCATATCTCAAAAGTCTTTGCATGGATGACAAGCAATGTGCCTGGGATTGACCAAGCCATAGCACAATAGAAGCTCATTCCTAGCATGTTCGATAGAAGCCTAGAAGATTTACGTTGGATCGACAAGCCATTATTAAGGAAGAAGCCAATAAGTTGTATGCTCATTTCATCCACAAGATCTATTATCCAAAGTAGCTTGCCAGTATAGCCTTTGTGAGAAAAAAGTAAAGGAAAATGATATATATGTATTGACTATACGGATCTAAACAAAGCAAGTTAAAAGATAGCTTTTTAGTGACTCAAATTGACTAACTAGTCGACTCGGCCTCTAGTCATGAGCTGCTCACCTTCATCAATGTCTTCTTGGGTTATAATTAGATTAGGATGGTACCGAGGACAAAGAACAGATTTCATTCATTACTGATCGAGGGTTGTACTACTATAAAGTAATATCCTTCAAACTCAAGAATATCAAAGCGACATATCAAAGAATAATCAATAAGACCTTAAATAGGAAGAAACATAGAGGTGTATGTCAATAATATGTTGGTCAAGAGTCGAGCATCTTATACCTACTTAACTAACATGGGAGAGGCCTTTGCACTCTCAAGAATTTTCAAATGCAATTGAACCCCTCAAATTTGCCTTTGATGATGGCTCGAGCAAATTCCTTAGATTTATAGTCCATCAAATTGGGATTGATACCACCCCCGACAAGGTGCAGGCCATTCTCAACATGAAGCCACCGACCTCTATAAAGGAGGTGCAATGATAACTTTCGATAAATTTTTCCATTAGCTTTCACATATATTTATTAAACTTAAACTCAATACGTACTCTAACCGCTTCTCTATCACATATGTCATGTATTAAAATTCTTCTAAAAATGAATGATGTGACTCTAGAAATATTTCATTTACTATCACAAGGATTTCTAGATTAATTATCAATGATGATACTTAAAGAATTATAATGTACACTTATTTtctcaacaaaaaaagaaatcatTCTCACGTCTCTCTCCCCTCAATTGctattactataaataatatagaaaaaaatttAGTAGTTACTATCGTCAAAACACTAGGGTACTTTCTAGACATCGAAGAGCCCTTGATTGAAATCCCATTAGATTCGATCAGACCTCACCAAACATTCAAGATTGAATCTCTTGAAATGTACCTTTGACGTTGGCACAAGCAAATTCCTCGGATTTATGGTCCATCGAATCAAGATTGACGCCAACTTAGATAAAGTACAAGTCGTCCTCAATATGAAGTCGACCTCTAAAAATGAGGTGCAATGATAACTTCCGATATATTTTTCCATCAATTTTTATACAAAATCAGTAAACTTGAACTCACTAGGTGTTCTCGTGATAGTCTAGAAAACTCTAGCTGCTTCCTATCGTGTGTCATAAAGATAGTACTTTCTTGTGacctaaaataaaatattttaatcattcctCTAATTGGTGTACAGGACCCACCAATTCAACTAAATCGTAAAAGGCTCGAACTTTGTTTATAAAATATTAACGAAGAATTAATACGCAttgatttggatttggatttggatttgcaTGTCGTGGATATGGATGTTAACGGACAATCTTTGGTTATACATCATCTACACGCATTGACCACCGAGATACCACTACCTTCTCACTCCTAAGACTCAAAATCATTGGTGATACATCATGACCACCAAGATACTGCCTTCTTGGTCTAAGAATTAATTCTCTAGTGATGCATTATCTACATGTATTGACCAATAAGATACTACAATCTTCTCATCCTAAGAATCGGATCTTATGTATGCACCATCTCCATGCATTGTCCGTCATGATACTGTCTTCTCGTTCTAAAACTTAAAATCTTTGTGATGTGATACATCATCTTCTAATTCTAAAACTTAAAAATCTTCTATCGTACTTCATCTaccttatatttatatttttacctTTTCCATGATCATGCCATTGGGGACTATGTCATTGGAAACtcgtacattttgattctatgaatcaaatctttAGGTGCGTCTGATCACCTAGGATACTAAATCTTTCAGAAGATATGCATCATCTCTATGTAGAACCGCCTTCACTATTAGATAAAGCCCCATAATCCTCGAGAGACAACATCACCTCAAGAACAAGCGAACATGGCCAACAAAGCTATTCTCACAGCATGTCTGTTGCTGGTGCTCTTCGCGATAGCCTTCAGTGAGTCTCTTTGTTCTTCTATCTAAGCATTGCATAAATTTCCATTCTCCATTGATTGTTTCTGCCTAATGATTTAGTGGATTTTGACATGGCACTGTTGCTTCCCTGCAGGTGTTGAATACGCCACGGTTGCCCAAGCCCAAGGACTATGCAGCGTCAACGGGGATTGCAACTCTTTCTGTGGGAAATGCATCCCCAAGTGCATTTCCGGTCAATGTTACTGTAGGTGCTAGTACCTAATCATATCGACTGTTCTTCCCCTGCATCCAATAAACTCGTCCAttactcctcctccttttcttgcACATGTATTGTCCTACAGACTTGCATAAATGAAGGAGATGGACCATTAAGTTGACTTCTTTCGTTTCTTCGTGTGGATGTATCACTTAAATGTGTTCGAAAACTATATCTCATCAACTCTCAAGCGCTTTATCCATTGTTTCTTTTGCGTATTGGTAGTTGAAACCAAGTATTAAGTATATGTGGAGGAGAAGTATGTAAATTTTTGAACTTACGTTTACAATGCGTGATCCAAAGTGAAGACAACATGCATATCACTTCACCATTGTGTGCTTAGTTATATGCCTCTTGTCCACGCAGAGCATCCGTTTATTTCGTGTGTGTATACAGATATATATTatactcttcttcttccttttcctttaCATGGTCATGCCATTGGGACCCTGTAACCCGAAACAAAACACCAGAGTCCTTTCTAGGGTTAGTCAGTCGGTAGGAAGATGACGACCAAGGGAGATAAAGAGCCAGCTCACTTACTTCCACATTTAGTTCCACGCTCCAGAGGGCGCCCGAAGCACTTGCTGACGAGGACGACCTTCTTCATGCCGATGAACCTGTCCATCGGTTTCGTGGTGTGCTTGCAGACGCACGGGATATCCCCAACCGGATGGCTCTGCAGCACCGGAGAGCCTCCGACCCGAACGAACTGGTAGCACCGGTCCGCCAGCACCTTAAAGTCCCCTCCGCAGACCTTGGGAAAACGGAAGGCGTTGCAGAGCAGGGGACCATCGACGACGACGAAGGCCAAGAACACGGTCCAAATGATTCAAGTATATGTATAAAAAGGAACCCATCAACTCGAGAGAGGCTCTTGATATACTAACTAAGTCATACAACTGACACTATTATCTTCTCACTTTCATTAATTTAAGTATCGAAGGAGTCAATACTCAACAAACCCCGGATGTCAATGGTGAACGATGTATTCCGAAGAGGTTTTTATTAAATTGGACAAAATAAGTTACAAAAGCGGATGCCATCTCGAATGGGAGGTCATAAACTGGGagctaataaaaataaaaaggaggGTCACTAGGACCCAATTGCATCAAGTCGGAGGAGACAGAGCCGAAGGAGATGTTGGGCAATTGTCGAATGAAACATCTACAAGAGCATGCACTTTAGCGTCCTAAGGAAGCTCTGCACAAGGGTCCTTATTGACCTCGAGTTCAGGGTACCTCACCTTGAAGCGACCGGTGGCGATCTAGCATATGCAGCTTGGCTGGGGCACCAGAGGCCACATTGGAACCCCTCGGATTCCTTATAGGAGGCCACAACCCTCCTCTCTCGCTTAACGACTTGGTTTTTCTCCTCCTCCCAAGCCTCTTTCGCCTCCTCAATTGCTAGATGGGCAATCATCAACTCATCAGAGTTGATCGACAGTCGCTCCCTCAACTGGCTACCCTCCTCGACGACCTCACCAAATTGCTAGCAAGTATCTCTCAACTCATGACATTTGACTTCAACCCGCTCCTCGCCCTTCGCCACACTTTGTGGCCTCATCTTTAGTGGCTGCCGTCGTGTCCCGAGCCTCCTCCGCCCGTGCCTTAGCTTCTTTGACACGATGGATGGTTAGGCCCAGATCCAAGTACAGTTCAGAGGTCTCAATCTTCGCCCTCATGCGTGCCCTCGTAAGGTGTTGCTTCGCCTCCTCGGCTTGGGGGCAGGCTCGAGTGAGCTGCAAGGATAGGTTTGTAACTTGGGCCTCCGCTGCCCTCCTCTCTTCATTAGGCTACTTTGCTTGGGCCTATAGGGTGGAGTTGGCCTGGGAGAGCTGGTTGATCAGTGCCCCCATGTCCTACAGACCATCAACAAGCATCATCATATAGTGGTGGTGTTGTACAAAGGTAGGAGCAAGGTGGTTAAAGAGGAAGACCAAAGAAAATAATAGATATGCTCAAGGAAAGGGCCTTAACAAGACTTCATTACGAGAATAATAGGTCCACCAGGATGAGGCTAAGCGACCCCCAATAGTAGGTCACGGTTGACCCAACCTCCTCCTATAGTTGTTGGTTCTCGGTCAGCCCCTCCCAACGTGGCTTCATTGGGGCACCTAGAGATGGAGCGATGTAGCTGGGCTCAGTAACATCAGATGAGTAGGAGGTGAAGAAGCTTTATTCCACTGAGGCATCAACAGATGGAGGTGGGGGGACGATCAGTAGACCCTTTGTAGTGCTCTTCTTTTTATTTGCACCATTGTTCAAAAAGACTCTTGCTTGCTGTTAGCATCATCcttcttctttttattgttatcattattctttttcttatttataaaaaGGACATCTCTATCTCCTCCTGAAATAGAAGCTCCCGCTATTTGACGAGCTAAGGATTCCTAAGAAATAAGAAGATTTTTTAACTCTGCTAAGGATGTTTATTGAACTTATCATTGAATAGATGTAACATAAGGAATATATTCTTTTCGAAGACCATGAATAATATAACGTttcattcatgcataagaaataaaGTTATTTGGATCTAAGAGTCATATTTctgaatataaatttttaatcttcaaaAAATACTAAGAAATTGAGATATCACCTTGGATAGTATTTACCAAATCATTAGTCAGAGTCATATTCTTTTGGTTGAGCAATATATCAAGAGTGATCCAAATCTTTAAAGTTGATTTGCAACGAATAATATGTAGAAAGAGATCATGAGAAATAAATCTATTTAATACAAATTCAACTTTTACATTTAAAGTCCTTCGTCTCTGATGTCTCCGTTTGTGGTGTTGTTGTATTGTTACTAATCATATCCCATAAATCTTTCTTTATTGGATAAGACTCCAAATATGTCTTCTAGATCTTATAGTTAGACTAATTAAGAAATTCAATACCAAATTTACCaactcaattataatattttataattcaaaatgattatcttcttcattaagtaaatcttaaaaatataaattatcacCCTTACGGCTCTGATATAATGTGAAAGAAGAAAGGATCACAACACtttctcaaataataataataagatactaTTAGTCCAAGATCAAACTAAataaaacaagaatcgaaaaagaaaaaaatttttgaaCTTAAAAACACTTATAAATGTTAAACCTATTTTAGACTTGAGTTGAATACCTAAGGTTAAGATTTTTTATTAACATCACATATGTAAAATATAAGATTTTCTAATCTCTACAACTCTATCAATTTATTTGAAATCTTCTGAAATATAATTTAACGAAgaattctttatttttaaaattttatctaattttatttaaaatataaaatattaatttatgatctTTAAAAATATACTCTAATTTCTTTTTAACACATCCAgaaatcatcattattattaacaAACATTGCACCTCGCCACACCTTTTTCTTCTCTATATTATCTTGAGTAGAGTCTGGAAAAGACATCTTAGTAGTCCGCGCTGTCAACTCCGTACCtatctcctacatttcttttctCGTAATCATCCTCATGCcgccacctctctctctcctctctctctatctctctctctggaGTGCCTTCGTCAACATGTCATTTGAATGGAGTTGGCAGACCTGCCCAGCGCAGAGAAAGGAAATGGATGAGTCATGTGGGACACTGTGTCACGACGACGATACCAAAGCAAGCATGGTGCGTTGTCACTACTTCACACAGCGCGTGTCAGCACGGCAGAGGTCAATAGTGACGCCTCTCACACCTCCTCGAAAGCATAATGACCAACGTTACCCCCCTTTGACACCCGGAAAGCATAAGAACAGGGAACCCGAGTCCTGGGAGATACAGATAGGGAGAGAGGAAGCAAGAAAGGGAAAGAGATCATGGCGACTCTTGCGATCCCCCATCCAGTTCCTTCTGCGGCTGAAGACGCCGAGCACATCCGGAAGGCCGTCCAAGGTATCCTCTTCCCCTGTAAAACATGCATCTTGGATTTTATTAGGTAGACGTTTTATGTATTTTTGTCATGCCCTTTTCTCACATGAGTTACAGTAGAGAGGATTGATATCTTGGCCCATGTCTTCCAGTTTAATGTTTGTGTTGGATGCCTGTGTTTTGTTTTCCCATTGGAAAAGATGCATTTTTCCAGTTGCATTTTGGACTTTATTTTGGAGATGTTTGATGTGTTATTGTCATGCCTTTTTGTCGCATGAGTTGCAATAGAGAGTGTTGATATCTCGGCCCATGTCCTCCAATTAATTGTTTATTTCGGATGCCTGTGTTTTGTTTTCCCATGGAAAAGATGCATTTTTCTACTTGCATTTTGTTTGATGTGCTATTGATTGTCATGTCTTTGTTTTCACATGAGTTGCAACAGAGAGGATTGAGATCTCGGCCCATGTCCTCGAATTTAATGTTTATGTCGGATGCCTATGTTTTGTTTTCCCATGGAAAAGATGTATTTTTCCACTTGCATTTTGTTTGATGTGCTATTGATTGTCATGCCTTTGTTTTCACATGAAATGCAATAGAGAGGATTGATATCTCGGCCCATGTCTTCCAATTTAATGTTTATGTCGGATGCCTATGTTTTGTTTTCCCATTGAAAAGATGTATTTTTCCACTTGCATTTTGTTTGATGTGCTATTGATTGTCATGCCTTTGTTTTCACATGAGTTGCAATAGAGAGGATTGAGATCTCGGCCCATGTCCTCGAATTTATTGTTTATGTCGGATGCCTATGTTTTGTTTTCCCATGGAAAAGATGTATTTTTCCACTTGCATTTTGTTTGATGTGCTATTGATTGTCATGTCTTTGTTTTCACATGAAATGCAATAGAGAGGATTGATATCTCGGCCCATGTCTTCCAATTTAATGTTTATGTCGGATGCCTATGTTTTGTTTTCCCATTGAAAAGATGCATTTTTCCACTTGCATTTTGTTTGATGTGTTATTGATTGTCATGCCTTTGTTTTCACATGAAATGCAATAGAGAGGATTGATATCTCGGCCCATGTCCTCCAATTTAATGTTTATGTTGGATGCCTATGTTTTTTCCCCATGGAAATGATGCATTTTTCCACTTGCATTTTGTTTGATGTGCTATTGATTGTCTTGCCTTAATTTTTCACATGAGTTGCAATAGAGAGGATTTTTGTTGGTTGCCTATGGTTTGCTTTCCCATGGAAAAGATGCATTTTTCCACCAGTAGTTTGGACAAGATGTTTGGTGTGTTATtgtctttccttttttttattcacATGAGTTGCAGTAGAGAAGATTGATTGATATATTGGCCCCATGCCCTCCAATTTAATGTTGACTATGTTTTGTTGTCCTCTAGGATGGATGCATCCCTTCCACTTACACTTGCATTTTGGATTTTATTGTGAAGatgcttgatttgatattgtcatGTCTTTCACAAGAATCGCAATCGGTGATTAATATCTTTGCCCATGTCCTCCAATTTAATGTTTGTGTTGGATTCTTTtacattatatttatatatttttatatatttatatatataatttggactTTATTATGAGGTTTGATGTGTTAGTGTCATGCCTTTATTGAAATAAAAGCCTATTGTTGAGAAATAGTGAAGTAAAAGCCTAACTATGAGACCTGTATGTGTTAGGATGGGGAACTGATGAGAAGGCATTGATTTTGGTATTGGCACATAGAGATGCTGCTCAAAGAAAGCACATACAATTGGCTTATGAAGAAATGTACAATGAGAATCTGATCAAACGACTCGAATCTGAACTCACCGGACACTTTGAGGTACTAATCATCGTGTCGTTTTCCTTTTCTTATTTACTTGGATGTCGTCATACATGGTTTCACCTTATTGGCATGCTTGGTTCTTCAGAGGGCTGTCTACCGCTGGATATTTGACCCAATCGAGCGTGAGGCTGTGATGGCTTACGTGGCTTTGAAGAAGACTTTCAACTACCAAGTGATCATAGAAATTGCTTGTGTGAACTCTTCAAAAGAGCTTTTAGCTGTGAAGGAGGCTTACCATGCTCGATACAAACACTCGTTGGAGGAAGATGTTGCTGCTCACACTGTTGGAGATTTCCGCAAGGCACGTCGTCCTCTGGAAAAATTTTGCATATTTTCACTTGTGGTACGAACATGTCTTTATGTTTCATTTATTTTTGCAGCTTTTGGTTGCACTAGTGAGCACATACCGATACGGGGGAGATGAGATCGATATAAGCTTAGCTAAATCGGAGGCCAGGATTCTTCAAGATGTGATAAAGCAGAAGAAATTAAACCATGAAGAGACCATCAGAATCTTGGGTACTAGAAGCAAGGCACAACTCAATGCTACTTTTAATTGCTACCGAGAGGATTACGGCACGCCCATCGAAGAGGTACAAAGCTGACTACTCAAACTCAAACACCAAATTGGAACTTATATCTGTAGTGAAATTAAGGTCTTTGTTACTCTGGTCAGTCTTTGGCCGGTGAAGATCCAAATGAATTTGCATCGGCACTACGGATGGCAATCGGATGCATCGTCAATCCGCAGCCGTACTTTGTGGAGGTGAACCAACCATAAGAGCTACCAAACAAACCAAAATTATTGTGTGCACTTACTTCTTCTATACTTATTTTTCTTTCCGAGCTGTAGGTACTACACGATGCTCTCAGCAAACCGGACACCGACGAAGACACACTCACTCGCGTGATCGTTACGCATGCCGAGAAGGACTTGAGGGGGATCAAGGAGATGTATCAGAGCAGAAACAATGTTCCTCTTGAGCAGGCAGTGCGCCAAAAGACTTCAGGCGACTACAAGACCTTTCTCCTTGCTTTGATTGGAAACTGATCATGCTTCCTTGGTGCGCTATGCTGCTGCTCTTTGGAGTGAACGTTGctgtgagacaatggctttgttttgTGGGTCGAGTTTGAGGTGTTTCCAGCTGTGAGATGATgcctgcgtgtgtgtgtgtgtgtgtgtgtgtgtgtgtcggtGCAATTACTAGCTTATGATGTTGTGTGTTAAGGATGTGGGATGAGTTAATTTGACATGTCCAATATATTTATAAGCTTAAAAATGGAACAGCCCAAACGAAGaacatatgtcatattaatattcTTAAAAGAACACCAGGTGAAATGAAAAGAGGGAAAGACGGTAGTAAGCTTTGGctcgataaatatttttaattggaTGATcgataatctaaaaggcttaatcTATCGAGGAAGATGGGAGAAAGTTTATGAGATACAGAAATGCATAGATTCACATCCTCGTCAATTCAGCTACGGAAATTAGAGATTTTAGAGTCTAAGCTTCATGTTTGTATGTTGTTGTTGACCTTTGAttacaaaaatttaaaattttaaaaaataaaataaatataagattaatGGGAGACGGAATGATTGCCATACGTATGTATCACCATCCATTTTTTCTctagtggtttttttttttattttttttattttttattctctctctctctctctctctctctgttcatgCTGTGGTGTGAACGGGGTGGCGCTGATGTGATGCAGCTTCCTAATACCTGTGCcatgtaaaataaataattattccaCAGCTTTTGGCAATGATCTAAGCGCACTGTCAAATGTCACAGTGAAGATGTGATAGGAGAGAACAAGCCAACTTAAAATGATGAATGATCTAACCTGGTACCAGCTTAAAATGAATGATCAATCACACAAATAAACTTGCGGCAAATCTTACAAGACTTAAATGCACAATAAAAAGTTAGAATTAATTATTTCAAATGCAATTGATATTGCTGCATTGCACCAAAACACAAAACCTCTACTGTGATTCATTTACAAATTAAACACGAGAACTACTGTGAGAAGGCCTTTGAAGGCTTCATAAAGGGATCCATCACCAAAGCCAGTAACATTCAACTTACGCTTTCTCCCGTCAAACCCATCACCGCTCTCCAACATTGACCACCGCTCCACACTGCAACCAATCATTGTTACTTCTGATGAAACAATGAGCTAATTTGAGTACAAATCTAATTTTAGTCATAGTACCTTTCGCAGGTTTCTCGATCCAGGGGCCATTCATGATATTCAAAATGCTACAAGCATTACTGTATTCCAGATCAGGAAGCAACTTCGGCGTCAGCAAAAAACACCTACGGGTATACCAGCGTCATCAACACTTTGTGGTATTATCCTGATAAAAACTAACTGagcatatataaataaaattttccaAATCTTATAGATCTTTCTTACTGAGGTGTATTCGGTTGACTGGCTGCTCTGACAAGTTGTTGAAAcatttttctttcatttataGGATCCATTCCTATGTTTTAAGAGATCGATCAAGGAAATCATATGATTGtaaaaaatcaaagaaaaatataccAAGGTGACAGCTTACCTTGATTTATCTCATCAACCACGCGGAAAGGGCAATTTGTAAGATCTTGAAGTGAAACAAGATAAA
The DNA window shown above is from Musa acuminata AAA Group cultivar baxijiao chromosome BXJ2-4, Cavendish_Baxijiao_AAA, whole genome shotgun sequence and carries:
- the LOC103980442 gene encoding annexin-like protein RJ4 translates to MATLAIPHPVPSAAEDAEHIRKAVQGWGTDEKALILVLAHRDAAQRKHIQLAYEEMYNENLIKRLESELTGHFERAVYRWIFDPIEREAVMAYVALKKTFNYQVIIEIACVNSSKELLAVKEAYHARYKHSLEEDVAAHTVGDFRKLLVALVSTYRYGGDEIDISLAKSEARILQDVIKQKKLNHEETIRILGTRSKAQLNATFNCYREDYGTPIEESLAGEDPNEFASALRMAIGCIVNPQPYFVEVLHDALSKPDTDEDTLTRVIVTHAEKDLRGIKEMYQSRNNVPLEQAVRQKTSGDYKTFLLALIGN